In Trichoderma atroviride chromosome 2, complete sequence, one DNA window encodes the following:
- a CDS encoding uncharacterized protein (EggNog:ENOG41) — MSNQKEIRIFKYFRDTWDTYDDVRYVSRDIWSGKRSLFLPKPEPNDEEEYVNVDFILHLGMIALGWDHKQFRFETKARRDGYKLPGDDSKKVDSDQLKRLGLPEELSTSLNVEAAWRKVQQLYPNVTSCVSDNAGLYFCEFRLYSSLAEPLLCKELEDKKGRVVFQHLPQAHDSKAIELARDITVAYISGLADDPIFNKDSASIWGTVFKFFLQQWLKFFKMLGNAKEKI; from the exons ATGTCGAACCAAAAGGAGATCCGCATATTCAAGTACTTCCGCGACACCTGGGATACGTACGACGATGTCCGCTATGTCTCTCGGGACATATGGAGTGGCAAACGTTCGCTATTTCTGCCAAAGCCTGAGCCAAATGATGAGGAGGAATACGTCAATGTCGACTTTATTCTACATTTGGGCATGATTGCTTTGGGATGGGACCACAAGCAATTCCGATTCGAGACGAAAGCGCGCAGAGATGGATACAAACTCCCTGGCGACGATAGCAAGAAAGTCGACTCGGACCAGCTTAAGCGCCTTGGCTTGCCAGAGGAGCTGTCAACATCATTGAATGTCGAGGCTGCGTGGCGTAAGGTACAACAGCTTTATCCA AATGTCACTTCATGCGTCTCGGACAATGCAGGGCTCTACTTCTGTGAATTCCGTCTTTATTCATCGCTCGCTGAGCCTTTGTTGtgcaaagagcttgaagacaAGAAGGGTCGCGTCGTATTTCAACATTTGCCTCAAGCCCACGATTCGAAGGCAATCGAGCTTGCTCGGGATATCACTGTGGCTTACATCTCCGGTCTCGCTGATGATCCCATCTTTAATAAAGACTCTGCCAGTATTTGGGGTACAGTGTTCAAGTTCTTCCTACAACAGTGGTTGAAGTTCTTCAAAATGCTAGGCAACGCAAAAGAGAAGatatga